One genomic segment of Arthrobacter sp. zg-Y1110 includes these proteins:
- a CDS encoding FAD-binding oxidoreductase, producing MEPLLSPDAVADLRASLTGSVVLPQDETYDDARRVWNGMIDVLPAMVVRVASVEDIAAVLAFAQQWNLPLAVRGGGHNVAGNGTVADGIVLDMSGLRDVSVDVDSGTVTVQAGATMGDVDAATEPYGLAVPMGVVSGTGVAGLTLGGGVGWLTRAHGLSIDNLVAADVVTSDGESVHASAGDHPELFWGLRGGGGNFGVVSSFTFSAHPLPAQVLTGNLAYGNMHWRSALRAYDAWAADLPDEMTTIISCLVPIEEWDMGDQPLMVIGLAWADPDQEAGAALIRQLTAAAPPDIEAVEAVQWSDWQTAMDSTFPPGSRAYWKNASIDRLDDAAIDTLVRAGCDQTWHGTGFDIHHLGGAYGRVADDATAFPTRDAPYWLNIYGFWQDPADDAARTAFVRGLAKAVEPFSSGAQYVNFMGAEDPVAQGTAPSVYGPDKLARLTALKTAYDPQNLFRRNHNIVPTG from the coding sequence ATGGAACCCCTCCTTTCCCCGGACGCCGTTGCGGACCTGCGGGCGTCCCTGACCGGTTCCGTCGTCCTGCCGCAGGACGAGACGTACGACGACGCCCGGCGCGTCTGGAACGGCATGATCGACGTCCTGCCCGCGATGGTGGTGCGTGTTGCATCCGTGGAGGATATTGCCGCGGTCCTCGCCTTTGCGCAGCAGTGGAACCTGCCGCTGGCGGTCCGCGGCGGCGGGCACAACGTGGCGGGGAACGGGACGGTGGCGGACGGGATCGTGCTGGATATGAGTGGCCTGCGAGACGTCAGCGTAGACGTGGACAGCGGCACTGTCACGGTGCAGGCGGGAGCCACCATGGGCGACGTCGACGCCGCCACCGAACCGTACGGCCTGGCCGTTCCCATGGGCGTCGTTTCCGGCACCGGCGTGGCCGGGCTAACCCTCGGCGGGGGTGTCGGCTGGCTTACCCGCGCGCATGGACTGAGCATCGACAACCTGGTGGCGGCCGACGTCGTCACCTCCGACGGCGAGTCCGTCCACGCATCCGCTGGCGACCATCCTGAACTGTTCTGGGGGCTGCGCGGCGGGGGCGGGAACTTCGGCGTCGTTTCTTCCTTTACCTTCTCCGCCCATCCACTGCCCGCGCAGGTCCTCACCGGGAACCTGGCGTACGGCAATATGCACTGGCGCTCTGCGCTCCGCGCCTATGACGCGTGGGCGGCCGACCTGCCCGATGAGATGACCACCATCATCAGCTGCCTAGTGCCGATCGAGGAATGGGACATGGGGGACCAACCGCTGATGGTGATCGGACTCGCTTGGGCGGACCCGGATCAGGAGGCCGGGGCCGCGCTGATCCGGCAGCTTACCGCGGCAGCTCCGCCTGATATCGAGGCAGTGGAAGCGGTGCAATGGTCCGACTGGCAGACGGCCATGGACTCAACGTTTCCGCCAGGCTCCCGCGCCTACTGGAAAAACGCCTCCATCGACCGGCTGGATGACGCCGCCATAGACACCCTGGTCCGCGCCGGCTGTGACCAGACCTGGCACGGGACCGGCTTTGACATCCACCATCTGGGCGGCGCCTACGGCCGGGTCGCGGACGACGCCACCGCCTTTCCCACCAGGGATGCCCCCTATTGGCTGAACATTTACGGTTTCTGGCAGGACCCGGCGGACGACGCCGCGCGTACGGCTTTTGTCCGCGGGCTGGCGAAGGCCGTGGAACCGTTCTCCTCCGGCGCGCAGTACGTGAACTTCATGGGCGCCGAGGATCCAGTCGCACAGGGCACCGCCCCGTCCGTCTACGGCCCGGACAAGCTGGCCCGGCTCACCGCTTTGAAGACCGCCTACGATCCGCAGAACCTCTTCCGGCGGAACCACAACATCGTGCCGACCGGCTAG
- a CDS encoding glycoside hydrolase family 3 protein: MALPSQAPPGMPWMDPELSPDERADLVVAVMTMEQKVTYLIQSGGPGLPELGLPPIRSKDGCCGLALETQDTTALPAGVGLASSFSPELAQAYGAVGGEEARATGYNAIAGPTMDLVRTPFNGRMWEDLGEDPMLSGDIAAGQVQGEQSADISALPKHYNLNNFETRRGHVNVLVDERTLQETYTRPWETMVSEGDPGAIMCSFNRVNGPFACGNDTLLNQILKGQLGFPGFVSSDFNAAHSFEDYAAGLDVAGPGLEFSGPALLAAVQNGQVSEERVTDAARRVARTMFDKGIVDNPPVGSFINPQPADPPVPAEMLDEHAEVAEQAALEAAVLLKNEGRTLPLDDDAGSVAVIGSDADWYIDGGGSGAIPNPARLTTILDGITARAAGTAVEWAPGTDPVSLGDTIPGPPPVPSGVLTDLSASYWTGINTFEGEPALARDELQVNLRTGISADTINTSQIPGIGAQLASQPISVRWTGTLAAPTTGSYTLSLTHLGTARLFLNEQEVITGPAAPFGTQEATVDLTAGQNVAVRIDYTTDAPNQFNGGLNDQPGAMMRFGWTPPEDVLPPAMAEAVALAAESEVAVIVARDYTGEAADRGSLVLPQDQDRLISAVSAVNPNTVVVLATSGPVTMPWIEDVPSVMEIWYPGQAQGTSTAALLFGDANPSGKLPVTFPVSDEQAVQVAPPAPFSLIEIVDPEVPYVEGVFVGYKGYLEQGLTPLFPFGHGLSYTKFDYGKLRTTHKVDASDPEAAVSVRVWNTGHYTGEETLQVYVGNLPTDVPTPALQLAGYGSVTLAPGESDRVEIELDPRSLQYWDETESAWVTPTGEVPIYVGRSVEDLRLAGSLYVSDRHGGHHGHHGHHGHPGHHAGWGGGGHGGGRG; the protein is encoded by the coding sequence GTGGCGCTCCCATCCCAGGCGCCGCCGGGCATGCCGTGGATGGACCCGGAACTGTCACCGGATGAACGGGCGGACCTGGTGGTCGCCGTGATGACAATGGAACAGAAGGTGACCTACCTGATCCAAAGCGGCGGGCCGGGGCTGCCGGAACTGGGCCTGCCGCCCATCCGCAGCAAGGACGGCTGCTGCGGACTCGCCCTGGAAACCCAGGACACCACGGCACTGCCGGCCGGAGTGGGACTCGCGTCCTCCTTCAGCCCGGAACTCGCCCAGGCCTACGGCGCCGTGGGCGGTGAGGAAGCCCGGGCGACCGGCTACAACGCCATCGCCGGCCCCACCATGGACCTGGTCCGGACGCCCTTCAACGGGCGGATGTGGGAAGACCTCGGCGAGGACCCAATGCTGAGCGGCGACATTGCCGCGGGGCAGGTGCAAGGTGAGCAGAGCGCGGACATCTCGGCGCTTCCCAAGCACTACAACCTGAACAATTTCGAGACCCGCCGCGGGCACGTGAACGTCCTGGTGGACGAGCGGACCCTGCAGGAGACCTACACCCGCCCCTGGGAAACCATGGTGAGCGAGGGGGATCCCGGCGCCATTATGTGCTCTTTCAACCGGGTGAACGGGCCGTTCGCCTGCGGCAATGACACGCTGCTCAACCAGATCCTCAAGGGCCAGCTGGGCTTCCCTGGGTTCGTCTCCTCGGACTTCAACGCCGCGCACAGTTTCGAGGACTACGCGGCGGGGCTCGACGTCGCCGGGCCGGGCCTCGAATTCTCCGGACCCGCGCTCCTGGCGGCGGTGCAGAACGGGCAGGTCTCCGAGGAACGGGTGACCGACGCCGCCCGCCGGGTGGCGCGCACAATGTTCGACAAGGGCATCGTGGACAACCCGCCGGTCGGCTCCTTCATCAACCCGCAGCCGGCCGACCCGCCGGTGCCCGCGGAAATGCTCGACGAGCACGCAGAGGTGGCGGAACAGGCCGCCCTCGAAGCGGCGGTGCTTTTGAAGAACGAGGGCAGGACCCTGCCGCTGGATGACGACGCCGGTTCCGTGGCGGTCATCGGTTCCGACGCCGATTGGTACATCGACGGCGGCGGCAGCGGTGCCATTCCCAACCCTGCCCGGCTGACCACCATCCTGGACGGGATCACCGCCCGGGCTGCCGGAACAGCCGTCGAATGGGCGCCCGGTACGGATCCGGTGTCCCTGGGCGACACGATTCCCGGCCCGCCGCCGGTCCCCAGCGGAGTGCTGACGGACCTGTCCGCGAGCTACTGGACCGGGATCAATACCTTCGAAGGTGAGCCCGCACTGGCCCGGGACGAGCTGCAGGTCAATCTGCGGACCGGTATCTCGGCCGACACCATCAACACCTCCCAGATACCGGGCATCGGGGCGCAGCTGGCGTCGCAGCCGATTTCCGTCCGCTGGACCGGCACCCTGGCGGCGCCCACCACGGGAAGCTACACGCTGTCCCTGACCCATCTGGGCACCGCCCGGCTGTTCCTGAACGAGCAGGAAGTCATCACCGGACCGGCTGCGCCGTTCGGCACCCAGGAAGCAACCGTGGACCTGACCGCCGGACAGAATGTGGCCGTGCGGATCGACTACACCACGGACGCGCCGAACCAGTTCAACGGCGGACTCAATGATCAGCCCGGAGCCATGATGCGCTTCGGCTGGACTCCGCCGGAGGACGTCCTGCCGCCGGCCATGGCCGAAGCGGTGGCTCTCGCCGCCGAGTCCGAAGTGGCCGTGATCGTGGCGCGGGACTACACCGGGGAGGCCGCTGACCGCGGCTCGCTGGTGCTTCCGCAGGACCAGGATCGGCTCATTTCGGCTGTCTCGGCAGTGAACCCGAACACCGTCGTCGTACTGGCGACGAGCGGTCCGGTGACCATGCCGTGGATCGAGGACGTACCGTCGGTGATGGAAATCTGGTACCCCGGCCAGGCACAGGGAACGTCGACGGCGGCGCTGCTGTTCGGCGACGCGAACCCGTCCGGCAAGCTGCCGGTCACCTTCCCGGTCAGCGACGAGCAGGCCGTCCAGGTGGCACCGCCGGCACCGTTCTCGCTCATTGAGATCGTGGATCCTGAGGTTCCCTATGTTGAGGGCGTGTTCGTAGGCTACAAGGGGTACCTCGAGCAAGGTCTGACTCCGCTCTTCCCCTTCGGCCACGGCCTGTCCTACACGAAGTTCGACTACGGGAAACTGCGGACCACGCACAAGGTGGACGCCTCCGATCCGGAGGCCGCGGTGTCGGTGCGGGTATGGAACACGGGGCATTACACCGGCGAGGAAACACTGCAGGTGTACGTGGGCAACCTGCCCACCGATGTTCCGACGCCGGCCCTGCAGCTCGCCGGGTACGGCAGTGTGACGCTGGCGCCGGGGGAGTCGGACCGGGTGGAAATCGAGCTGGATCCGCGCTCCCTGCAGTACTGGGACGAGACCGAGAGTGCTTGGGTGACTCCCACCGGAGAGGTCCCCATCTACGTGGGCCGCTCGGTGGAGGATCTCCGGCTGGCCGGAAGTCTCTACGTCAGTGACAGGCACGGCGGTCATCACGGCCACCATGGACACCACGGTCATCCGGGTCATCACGCTGGCTGGGGCGGCGGAGGGCACGGGGGAGGCCGCGGCTAG
- a CDS encoding VOC family protein, producing the protein MSTLMNPYLSFRDNAAEAMAFYQDVFGGTLESSTFGDMNMAEDPSEANKIMHSSLTTDNGLVLMASDTPNSMNMDSGSSYSISLSGDNGEELRGYWDKLLDGGQMTMPLEKAPWGDMFGMLTDRFGTSWMISIETEDSSR; encoded by the coding sequence ATGTCCACCCTGATGAACCCTTACCTCAGCTTCCGGGACAACGCCGCCGAAGCGATGGCGTTCTACCAGGACGTTTTCGGAGGAACGCTGGAAAGTTCCACCTTCGGCGACATGAACATGGCCGAGGATCCATCCGAGGCGAACAAGATCATGCACTCCTCCCTGACCACTGACAATGGCCTGGTGTTAATGGCTTCGGACACGCCCAACAGCATGAATATGGACTCGGGCAGCAGCTACTCCATCTCCCTCAGCGGTGATAACGGTGAGGAGCTCCGCGGGTACTGGGACAAACTGCTCGACGGCGGCCAGATGACCATGCCGCTGGAAAAAGCGCCGTGGGGAGACATGTTCGGCATGCTGACCGACCGGTTCGGAACCAGCTGGATGATCAGCATTGAGACTGAGGACTCTAGCCGCTGA
- a CDS encoding glyoxalase/bleomycin resistance/extradiol dioxygenase family protein, whose product MTFTDNTTPDETITGLTGEHTTGGIPHGATSLTPFLAVPDARNATAFYRDVFGARVVDVTEMDGMVVHVDLDFGMGRLQLGEPNPAFGLVLPPEGDNDCYSLGLYCADADQTVARAVAAGAVVREPLTTFVSGDRFASIRDPFGVRWSVMSRVEDLSEEESARRVAEWAAEQSGGDS is encoded by the coding sequence ATGACATTCACAGACAACACCACTCCAGACGAAACCATCACCGGCCTCACCGGAGAACACACCACGGGCGGGATTCCGCACGGCGCCACGAGCCTGACCCCGTTCCTGGCCGTACCGGATGCCCGGAACGCCACCGCCTTTTACCGTGACGTGTTCGGGGCCCGGGTGGTGGACGTGACCGAGATGGACGGCATGGTGGTGCACGTCGATCTCGACTTCGGCATGGGCCGGCTGCAATTGGGCGAACCCAATCCCGCTTTCGGGCTGGTGCTCCCTCCGGAAGGGGACAACGACTGCTACTCGCTCGGGCTCTACTGCGCCGATGCGGACCAGACCGTCGCCCGGGCGGTGGCGGCCGGCGCCGTTGTCCGCGAACCACTGACGACCTTTGTCTCGGGAGACCGCTTCGCCAGTATCCGTGACCCGTTCGGGGTCCGCTGGTCAGTGATGTCCCGGGTGGAGGACCTTTCCGAGGAGGAAAGCGCCCGCCGTGTCGCCGAGTGGGCGGCGGAGCAGTCCGGCGGAGACAGCTGA
- a CDS encoding helix-turn-helix transcriptional regulator, which yields MEEQWRGLLYPARLPAFHRLLPPDPLRDRFRWVWIPEWDLAPGKVSRQEVLPFPALNLVVQEEGVSLSGPATRRSFRDLAGRGWAVGMLLRPAAVPVFTDDPGGLRDAEIPFHAPDLHTAVMAAMSCGAGGAGDDDDGARRRERAAAAVAAWLEARVPVPTAEAEAANRLEDLIQSDRELTRVDQAADQLGVSVRTLQRLARRFVGLPPLAMIRRYRLQEAAERLRGNTELSIADVAADLGYADHAHLANAFREVLGFTPSGYRHSAAQQ from the coding sequence ATGGAGGAACAGTGGCGTGGGTTGCTTTATCCCGCTCGGCTGCCTGCGTTCCACCGGCTGCTCCCGCCGGACCCGCTTCGGGACCGCTTTCGCTGGGTCTGGATTCCGGAATGGGACCTGGCACCCGGCAAGGTCTCCCGGCAGGAGGTCCTGCCGTTCCCGGCGTTGAACCTGGTGGTGCAGGAGGAAGGTGTCAGTCTTTCCGGTCCCGCCACGCGGCGCTCCTTCCGCGACCTGGCGGGGCGGGGTTGGGCCGTCGGGATGTTGCTGCGGCCGGCAGCCGTACCGGTCTTCACTGATGACCCGGGCGGACTCCGCGACGCGGAAATCCCGTTCCACGCCCCGGACCTGCATACCGCGGTGATGGCCGCCATGAGCTGCGGCGCCGGTGGAGCGGGGGATGACGACGACGGCGCTCGCCGCCGGGAGCGCGCTGCGGCGGCGGTAGCCGCGTGGCTGGAGGCCCGCGTACCGGTACCAACAGCCGAAGCCGAAGCGGCCAATCGGTTGGAGGACCTGATCCAATCCGACCGCGAGCTGACCCGGGTTGACCAGGCAGCCGACCAGCTCGGTGTCTCCGTCCGGACCCTGCAGCGCCTGGCGCGCCGGTTTGTCGGCCTGCCGCCGCTGGCGATGATCCGCCGCTACCGGCTGCAGGAGGCAGCGGAACGTCTGCGCGGCAACACCGAACTCTCCATTGCCGATGTTGCCGCCGATCTCGGTTACGCCGACCATGCGCACCTGGCCAACGCGTTTCGGGAAGTCCTGGGCTTCACCCCCAGCGGCTACCGGCACTCCGCGGCCCAGCAGTGA
- a CDS encoding M14 family zinc carboxypeptidase, with translation MQLRHRTAAAVVTSLALLGLTISPAAGTRVETAPASKLPDLPTPAEYFGFEMGDEGRLAAFSDISEYFETIADSSPEVEYEVVDRTTDNNEYPILRLSSEENLGRLDSILAVNERLADPDAMAAEAAGAGMEPEEYARQLAQTTVPVYYIEASIHATEVGNTQALVDIVHRLATEDSEAMNRILDNLVVLVVPSANPDGQQMVVDYFNSTAGTEYNRVYPDLYHRYVGHDNNRDWFMFTQKESRTRVALEQKYRPVVQHYMHQAGTESPRIWTPPYDEPLSPDVDPIAISSSNALGQFTQRDLVAEGLKGVKSDDAYGILWNADVAGYGTFLGTSTFLTEIASVRDLAYPYTGEGVLEPVDKTMRSPLPYDSDTWTLKQIVQYATSAAFSGLNTVAGDPQSWLLNNLYRVNANSETWDGGPYAYVVPADQRDPYAVYDMMRIFDFGEVEIEEATAPFTAEGREFDAGSYIMRTQQPLGRWVDQLLRIDEYPDSARKCDDCPLILPYSETTDNVALFMGVDVAAVQEEFDAETRQVRAITQERIRMPRAPGADGAYILSAESYGLGRIIDALQDAGVDAYRAAGAITVDGQEFAPGALMVPAGEARARETLTRAVRDTALPVYATAAMPATGAVQLAENTRVGLVRGANNMPGGWLMWMMDQFGTNYEVVEAADYATLSEQFDTLVLAPGITTERLTVGLDATKYPEEFAWAAGVPDAPQRLADFANQGGNVLALGSSSLTAASAMGLPVENVTPTDREVFTVPGALLAQEYDTSQPAAWGMPAAWPTWFNNDAAFRLTGEGTSVSRYPAEGNPLVSGYALGAEALNGATNIASFDVGEGEVTIAGGHITFRTWPRASWTVVTNAIYNGAGTELTADEMAARFGG, from the coding sequence ATGCAACTTCGACATCGAACCGCCGCGGCGGTTGTCACTTCCCTTGCCCTGCTCGGGCTCACCATTTCCCCGGCCGCCGGAACGCGCGTCGAAACCGCCCCTGCCAGCAAACTTCCGGATCTGCCCACTCCTGCCGAGTACTTCGGTTTCGAAATGGGCGACGAGGGCCGGCTGGCGGCTTTCAGCGACATTTCCGAGTACTTCGAAACCATTGCCGACTCATCGCCCGAAGTGGAGTACGAGGTGGTGGACCGGACCACGGACAACAACGAATATCCGATCCTGCGCCTGAGCAGCGAGGAAAACCTGGGCCGGCTGGATTCGATCCTGGCCGTCAATGAACGGCTTGCCGATCCCGACGCCATGGCCGCGGAAGCCGCCGGCGCCGGGATGGAACCGGAAGAGTACGCCCGGCAGCTCGCCCAAACCACGGTCCCTGTCTACTACATCGAAGCGTCCATCCACGCGACGGAAGTCGGGAACACCCAGGCGCTGGTCGACATCGTGCACCGCCTGGCCACCGAGGATTCCGAGGCGATGAACCGGATCCTGGACAATCTCGTGGTGCTGGTGGTGCCTTCCGCCAATCCGGACGGCCAGCAGATGGTGGTGGATTACTTCAACTCGACCGCAGGCACGGAATACAACCGGGTCTATCCGGACCTCTATCACCGCTACGTGGGGCACGATAACAACCGCGACTGGTTCATGTTCACGCAGAAGGAATCCCGCACCCGGGTGGCGCTGGAGCAGAAATACCGGCCGGTGGTGCAGCACTACATGCACCAGGCCGGCACGGAAAGCCCCCGGATCTGGACCCCGCCCTATGACGAACCGCTCTCCCCCGATGTGGACCCGATTGCCATCTCATCCTCCAACGCACTGGGCCAGTTCACGCAGCGGGACCTCGTGGCCGAAGGGCTCAAGGGCGTGAAGTCCGACGACGCGTACGGCATCCTGTGGAACGCCGACGTCGCCGGGTACGGCACCTTCCTCGGCACCTCCACCTTCCTCACCGAGATCGCTTCCGTCCGGGACCTCGCCTACCCGTACACCGGCGAGGGCGTGCTGGAGCCGGTGGACAAAACCATGCGCTCTCCCCTGCCGTATGACTCGGACACTTGGACGCTGAAGCAGATTGTCCAGTACGCCACCTCGGCCGCGTTCTCCGGGCTGAACACCGTGGCCGGCGATCCGCAGTCCTGGCTGCTCAACAACCTCTACCGGGTCAACGCGAACAGCGAAACCTGGGACGGCGGCCCGTACGCGTACGTGGTGCCCGCCGACCAGCGGGATCCGTACGCGGTGTACGACATGATGCGGATCTTCGACTTCGGCGAGGTGGAGATTGAGGAGGCCACCGCACCGTTCACGGCCGAGGGCCGGGAGTTCGACGCCGGGTCCTACATCATGCGCACCCAGCAGCCGCTGGGCCGCTGGGTGGATCAGCTGCTGCGCATCGACGAGTATCCGGACAGCGCCCGGAAATGCGACGACTGCCCGCTGATCCTGCCGTACAGCGAAACCACCGACAACGTGGCCCTGTTTATGGGCGTGGATGTGGCGGCGGTGCAGGAAGAGTTCGACGCCGAGACCCGGCAGGTGCGCGCCATCACGCAGGAGCGCATCCGGATGCCCCGTGCACCCGGTGCCGACGGCGCCTACATCCTCAGTGCCGAGTCCTACGGGCTGGGCCGGATCATCGACGCACTGCAGGACGCCGGCGTGGACGCCTACCGGGCCGCCGGCGCGATCACTGTCGACGGACAGGAATTCGCGCCGGGTGCCCTGATGGTTCCCGCCGGAGAGGCCCGGGCACGGGAAACGCTGACCCGGGCCGTCCGGGACACGGCGCTGCCGGTGTACGCCACCGCTGCAATGCCTGCCACCGGGGCGGTCCAGCTCGCCGAGAACACCCGGGTGGGCTTGGTCCGGGGCGCCAACAACATGCCCGGCGGCTGGCTGATGTGGATGATGGACCAGTTCGGCACCAACTACGAGGTGGTGGAGGCCGCGGACTACGCCACCCTGTCCGAGCAGTTCGACACCCTTGTGCTGGCTCCGGGCATCACCACCGAGCGGCTGACCGTCGGGCTGGACGCCACCAAGTATCCGGAGGAGTTCGCCTGGGCTGCCGGTGTTCCGGACGCTCCGCAGCGGCTGGCCGACTTCGCCAACCAGGGCGGGAACGTCCTGGCCCTGGGATCCTCGTCCCTGACCGCCGCGTCCGCGATGGGACTGCCGGTGGAGAACGTAACTCCGACGGACCGGGAAGTCTTTACTGTGCCCGGTGCGCTGCTGGCCCAGGAGTATGACACCTCCCAGCCGGCGGCGTGGGGCATGCCGGCGGCCTGGCCCACCTGGTTCAACAACGACGCCGCGTTCCGGCTCACCGGCGAGGGCACCTCGGTGTCGCGCTATCCGGCCGAGGGCAACCCGCTGGTCAGCGGCTACGCTCTTGGTGCCGAGGCGCTCAACGGAGCCACCAACATTGCGTCCTTCGATGTTGGGGAAGGGGAAGTGACCATTGCCGGCGGACACATCACCTTCCGCACCTGGCCGCGCGCTTCCTGGACGGTGGTCACCAACGCCATCTACAACGGTGCAGGCACCGAGCTGACGGCCGATGAAATGGCTGCCCGGTTTGGGGGTTAG